AAAATTGAAGGCGTGCAGGGAAACTATGATTTCAACGTTGCCAATGACAGCGAACACTGCGGGTGTAAATATGAGGATGCCATTCAAGCCGGTTTCGCGCAGGAATCGTTTGAGTGGACAAAGAAACATGCCTCTCTCAAAAGCAAAGAATACATGAAAAACCTGCCGACCGATATTTCTTTCTCCGCTCACGGGAAAAGAGTGAAACTCTTTCACGCCCCACCCATAAAAATAACCTTTATCTGGTATGAAGAAAGGCCCGATAAATTTTTTCTTGAAATGGCCGGAAAAACAGATGCCGATTTGTTGATTTACGGGCATACCCATAAGCCTTACAGAAAGGATATACAGGGAAGGGTTTTCATAAACGCCGGAAGCGTCGGCAAACCAAAAAATGGAAACCCGAGGGCCTGCCCTTGTATTTTGCGGATAGGCTCAAGGAAGCGAGATGAATGGATTTTCAATCTTTAATCCTTTAATTACCTGCCCTTCTTTTAAATCTTCGCTGTATAGTATACTACATTTAGCTTTCAGGGCGGACGCGATAATTAAGGAATCATAGAAACTATACCCTGTTTCATATTTTATGTCTAACGCTTCATTATATAATTCCATTGTTGAAAACACTTCACAGATTGGATTTAAAAACTTATTTAAATATTCTTTACAATCGTTTATTTTAAGTGGAACCTTGAATTTATTTAACGCTACATTACAAAATTCTTGAATTACCTGATAACTTACAATACCTTTATTTTGATTTATTGCTTCTGAGATAAGTTTTTTTGCGGCCTTCTGTTTAAAAGGATTTTCATTATCAAACGAGTATACGACTATATTCGTATCAATGAAATACTTACCTTTCATTCATCTCTTCCCTTGTAAATTTTTTGCCGGATTTCACATAATTTACTTTATCCATAAATTTATCGTAATCATGGGATATGGTTAAGCTGCCGATATAATTTTTAATCCATCTCCTGAACAATTCATTCAAAGTTGTGTTTTCATTGTTTGCTTTATTCCTTGCTTTTTTGATTAAAATATCCTCGGCGCTTAAAGTTATATTTTTCAGCATATTTCCCCTCCTTACACTACATAAGCATACACAATTACAGTGTGCGTGTCAATATAATTTTTTTAGCCATACTGCTTTTTATTATTCTTAAATAATGTTCGGCAATCGCGAAATTTTCACCCGACCTGAATTCTTCAATGGACAATTCTTTGATATTGTTCAGTTTGGCCAGGTCATTTTGAATCTCATCTATTTTCCCCAGTATTGTATTTTTGCTTAATGGAATATTTTTCATCAAATCCTCGCTAAAACCATTTTATCGAATTCTTTCGCGACGGGTTCAAAATCGCTGTGAAGCAGCATTATTTTTTCTTCATAAGACGCTCTGAATTCTGGAGAAATCTCATATGCCACCTTGCCGTATTTAATGGCGTTAAATTGAAGCGACAGAGGTGCGGATTGTAAAAAAACAATGTCAATTTCAGCTTTCTGTTTCCTGTTCGCTGTTGTGAAAATAACGAATATAGTTTTTCGAAAATCAGCAGCAGTCTGGCATTTTCAACAGGTTCGACAAAAACAATACCGATATCCATATCACTATCTTTTTTCGCCAGGCCCTGGACCCTTGAACCAAATAAATACACAAGCCCGATATTCAATTTTTCAAGTTCGTTTTTGATTTTATTAAACATATTGAGAGTATATCATATAACAAAAATCCGTCAATAAATATGATAATTTGAATTCAATCCCTGATAAGAGTATAATAAGACAATGTTAATCGCGGTCAGACATACA
The nucleotide sequence above comes from bacterium. Encoded proteins:
- a CDS encoding YfcE family phosphodiesterase, which codes for MKIAVFGDVHGNIEALKTAYDAVTPLKMDKIYHLGDLGGYAPFVNEVVDFLIEHKIEGVQGNYDFNVANDSEHCGCKYEDAIQAGFAQESFEWTKKHASLKSKEYMKNLPTDISFSAHGKRVKLFHAPPIKITFIWYEERPDKFFLEMAGKTDADLLIYGHTHKPYRKDIQGRVFINAGSVGKPKNGNPRACPCILRIGSRKRDEWIFNL
- a CDS encoding PIN domain-containing protein; translated protein: MKGKYFIDTNIVVYSFDNENPFKQKAAKKLISEAINQNKGIVSYQVIQEFCNVALNKFKVPLKINDCKEYLNKFLNPICEVFSTMELYNEALDIKYETGYSFYDSLIIASALKAKCSILYSEDLKEGQVIKGLKIENPFISLP
- a CDS encoding nucleotidyltransferase domain-containing protein, which codes for MFNKIKNELEKLNIGLVYLFGSRVQGLAKKDSDMDIGIVFVEPVENARLLLIFEKLYSLFSQQRTGNRKLKLTLFFYNPHLCRFNLTPLNTARWHMRFLQNSERLMKKK